Proteins found in one Cardiocondyla obscurior isolate alpha-2009 unplaced genomic scaffold, Cobs3.1 scaffold20_0_355366, whole genome shotgun sequence genomic segment:
- the LOC139112666 gene encoding uncharacterized protein, giving the protein MLLQELWLPKIGWDDLLPSQILTRWLTIREEFTQLARLSIPRWFITWSDSTVELHGFSDASQLAITAVIYIITNSPSTRPTSAFVCSKTKIAPLKRLTISRLKLTATLLLARLIKYVQATLNVNVASSHM; this is encoded by the coding sequence ATGTTATTACAAGAGCTCTGGCTACCCAAAATTGGATGGGACGATCTATTGCCATCTCAGATTCTCACCCGATGGCTTACCATCAGAGAAGAATTTACTCAACTGGCTAGACTCTCAATTCCACGGTGGTTTATTACCTGGAGCGACTCAACCGTGGAGTTGCATGGATTCTCTGATGCATCTCAACTTGCCATAACAGCTGTTATTTATATCATCACAAATTCACCGTCTACAAGGCCTACTAGTGCATTTGTTTGCTCGAAAACAAAGATTGCACCACTCAAAAGACTCACCATCTCGAGACTCAAACTTACCGCAACGTTGCTATTAGCGAGACTCATAAAATACGTTCAAGCCACGCTCAACGTGAACGTAGCCTCATCTCACATGTAA
- the LOC139112679 gene encoding LOW QUALITY PROTEIN: fatty acid synthase-like (The sequence of the model RefSeq protein was modified relative to this genomic sequence to represent the inferred CDS: inserted 3 bases in 2 codons) has protein sequence MNRPTPECSIDAEEEIVISGIAGRFPESVNIQKFKENLMNKVDLGSSNHGRWNHTLNMPGRIGKINNVEKFDSQFFDISTTEAHIMDPAARMLFEHTYEALIDAGINPKELWNTRTSVITAISISETRGHMLFDAQLSQLPMIKNHMPVANVISHWLGVTGPSHNIDTACSSSNYAIVKAYELIRAGDCDTAIVASCNLCFHPRIQYQFYQLGVLSSDGYCKPFDSEGSGYMRSETAAVLYLQKAKNARRIYATVVHGKTNCDGFKAEGITFPSFEKQKLLLDEFYEECGISPDELAYMEAHATGTIAGDPVETMAIDQSLCAKRTTPLLVGSVKSNLGHSEPASGLCHVVKVLLAMETGIITPTIHFKNPRKNLIGVIEGRIKIVTEPTKLQGDKICINSFGFGGANSHILLKSNSKQKINNGTPDDDLPRLVAVSGRTEEAVKTIFNDVQNRLTDAEYISLLHHIYNYNIDGHFYRGYMMTNCKKIKSYSSISKVKHSLHIKRPICFIFSGLGSQWFGMSRVLMKFPVFAKTIIKCDNVLKSYGILLTDILTSDNKNICDNIIKLLLGLVGLQIGIIDLLTSISIVPDFIIGHSIGEIVCGYADGCLTAEETILSAYFIGLALYESKICNSSMAEINLEFEKMKNICPSDIDIACYNSSSNFIVSGPTNSVNAFTSKLQNNGISVKKLFCGNIPFHSRYIVSAAIKCKKYLNRVLSQKKSRSSKWLTTSACECANVSLPLCTDYYMNYFLSPVTFTKAIHSVPKNAVMIEISSHSILQHIIXDSIRSTITSVALYTPNTENNNIETLLEVIGKLYIAGLQPQIANLYSTIQFPVSRGTPMISHLVRWDHSKNMFVMSHSEKKIINEREIIFNIDTNDEEFLYLTGHVINGKNLFPAMGYIFYIWEMFASLNKKEYTEMPIIFEDINFIRATVLTQQNKIELTFSIQKGSNRFEIIEGHTTIVTGRIRIPTSDENTRISANSTKYAVDGEMNNKDIYKELRLRGYQYSGIFRGLNRVSVTKSNGSIAWAFNWIAFMDSMLQMMILGQNTRDLLVPTRICKLTIDPKYHLHLIQNTSINNRQLPVNYYKHLNAITSGGIEIYGVVATFIPNRLKTVNIVLEEHTFVAHRDLESSISLQNAIRMSIHLALECCNMLNVKIIEFLDTDDKLTSEDLNSPLINKILSDLPQIRHETKLVTNHKNLQNISLPDNTSVTEMTKLSKNENCLMVFCFNILKKNKEELYKQLLSLLMPQGFLLTLEESTDCEYSYLKKYKLNIIIERQINNKRLLLLRKTQNVEKNQYHVVHVNNYDFTWVDTLKSIINMQNKSDSDKNIILVAEKNFESGLLGLVNCLRKEPGGETIRSVFIQDSKAPAFSLHEPLYMKQLLLNLPINVIRSGNVWGSYRHFPLSALEPKFVQNAYIKQKVQGDMSTLCWTENKKLVENEFKDLVNVVYASLNFKDIMLATGRLTISTLYDTPHDFENSLLGMEFVGFNTHNERIMGVCLNGGITNVILADKYLKWVIPDKWTMEDAATVPIVYSTCYYALYIKGKMKKGDKVLIHSGTGGIGQAAIYLALSEGCEVFTTVGNVEKRQFIKNTFPSIPEDNIGNSRDTSFQQMIMQRTNGRGVDIVLNSLAEEKLQASVQCLTNGGYFLEIGKFDMLSNTALDMSIFKKNINFCGVLLDKLFFATAEQKLKLSKKITEGLENGVIKPLNRKVFEKNEVEAAFRYMASGKHIGKIIIKVQEEKGFLNNPLLAYPQYYCLEHKCYIILGGLGGFGLELADKLINRGAKKIVFTSRTGIRTGYQQSRINLWCSYGVDVQILTIDDNVTHENCKKILEFAETKGPVDAIFNLAVVLNDCIFPNQSVQTFKDSFKSKAWMTKQIDELSRIICPQLRHFVVFSSVSCGRGNAGQTNYGMANSVMERICEKRVKEGYHGLAIQWGAIGDVGLVADMQEENKELIIGGTLQQRISSCLDTLEIFMLQDRSIVSSMVVAEKGNVNKSLNIYETVAQIIGLKNTNAVSPKVPLAEMGMDSMMAVEIKQTLEREFDISLTTQDIRMLNFSKLKQMAITPEQGKIWNSSETDTNNLFQKMENSDFVPNILIELVTKKEVNGDNIIFVPGIDNCSKVFKFTSSEIKYTATCLQHGVLNIPNESHSVMKSAAYLLPHVLKKXKNQKEFFIVGYSYGSLIAIELARLLEANNLLGRLILIDGAPDLLKLWINKLMPATSLKELQNLIILRLLKMYTKIDEQELMLELNKCNTVEEKLKIVHTRFPMVININTLTTENQRLMYFTVYNHIIAILNYNISSLPRLKSPITLLKPTFPIISFPEEDYGLHRVTEGKIQVHSIEGNHITIMSHDKLTSIIKEWMKNNNTD, from the exons atgAATCGACCGACACCGGAATGCAGCATCGATGCAGAAGAAGAAATCGTTATTTCTGGTATTGCGGGTCGATTTCCTGAAAGtgttaatatacaaaaatttaaagagaatcTTATGAACAAAGTGGATCTTGGTTCGAGCAATCATGGACGTTGGAATCATA cgCTCAATATGCCTGGTCGAattggtaaaattaataacgtagaaaaatttgattcacaattttttgatatttctACTACTGAAGCTCATATAATGGATCCTGCGGCTAGAATGTTGTTCGAGCATACTTATGAAGCACTTATCGATGCAGGGATAAACCCAAAAGAATTATGGAATACAAGAACAAGCGTTATTACAGCAATTTCTATATCTGAAACTCGAGGACATATGCTTTTTGATGCTCAg ctTTCTCAATTACCTATGATTAAAAATCATATGCCAGTAGCAAATGTAATTTCTCATTGGCTCGGCGTTACCGGACCATCACATAATATTGATACTGCGTGTAGTTCAAGTAATTATGCCATAGTAAAAGCTTATGAATTGATTCGAGCTGGAGATTGCGACACAGCTATTGTAGCTTCCTGCAATCTGTGCTTTCATCCTAGAAtacaatatcaattttatcaactag GAGTTTTGTCTTCTGACGGTTATTGCAAACCTTTTGATTCAGAAGGCTCAGGATATATGCGCAGTGAAACAGCCGCAGTACTATATCTGCAAAAGGCAAAGAATGCTCGAAGAATTTACGCAACCGTTGTGCATGGAAAAACAAATTGTGATGGTTTTAAAGCAGAAGGTATTACTTTTCCGTCATTCGAAAAACAGAAATTGTTATTAGATGAATTTTACGAGGAATGTGGAATCTCACCCGATGAGTTAGCTTATATGGAGGCTCACGCAACTGGTACTATAGCCGGCGACCCCGTAGAAACCATGGCTATTGACCAGTCTTTATGCGCTAAAAGAACTACTCCTTTATTAGTAGGCTCAGTAAAATCGAATCTTGGCCATTCTGAACCTGCAAGTGGCCTTTGCCATGTCGTaaag GTATTACTAGCAATGGAAACAGGTATAATTACGCCTACTATACACTTTAAAAATCcacgaaaaaatttaattggtgTTATTgaaggaagaataaaaattgttaccgAACCAACTAAATTGCAAGGCGATAAGATATGTATTAATTCTTTTGGTTTTGGAGGAGCTAATAGTCATATATTACTGAAATCGAAttctaaacaaaaaattaataatggcaCGCCGGATGATGATTTACCTAGACTTGTAGCCGTGTCTGGACGTACGGAAGAAGCAGttaaaaccatttttaatGAT GTGCAAAATCGGTTAACAGATGCagaatatatatctttattacatcatatttataattataacatagaTGGTCATTTTTATAGAGGATACATGATGacgaattgtaaaaaaattaagtcttaTAGCTCAATTAGTAAAGTAAAACAttctttacatataaaaaggccaatttgttttatattttcgggATTAGGATCTCAATGGTTTGGAATGA gtCGAGTTCTAATGAAATTCCCAGTGTTTGCCAAgacaattataaaatgtgataacgttttaaaatcttaCGGCATATTACTTACAGATATTTTAACaagtgataataaaaatatttgtgataatattattaaattgttgttaGGACTCGTTGGATTAcaa attgGAATAATCGATCTTTTAACATCAATTAGTATTGTTCCTGATTTTATAATTGGTCATTCGATTGGGGAAATTGTCTGTGGATATGCCGATGGATGTTTAACGGCAGAAGAAACGATTCTGTCGGCGTATTTCATCGGCTTAGCGCTTTATGAATCGAAAATATGTAACAGTTCCATGGCTGAAATTAATCTTGAAtttgaaaaaatgaaaaatatatgccCTTCGGACATTGATATAGCCTGTTATAATAGTTCGTCCAATTTTATTGTGAGCGGACCAACAAATTCTGTAAATGCATTTACCAGCAAGCTACAG AATAACggtatttctgtaaaaaagcTTTTCTGTGGTAATATACCTTTTCATAGTCGTTATATTGTCTCTGCGGCAattaaatgtaagaaatatttaaatcgtgtattatcgcaaaaaaagTCTCGCAGTTCAAAATGGTTAACTACATCTGCTTGTGAATGTGCCAACGTATCTTTACCATTATGTACAGattattatatgaattatttcttatcgCCTGTAACTTTTACAAAAGCAATACATTCAGTTCCGAAAAATGCAGTAATGATTGAGATATCGTCTCACAGTATTCTTCAACATATTA AAGATTCAATACGCTCCACAATAACAAGTGTAGCGTTATATACACCGAAtaccgaaaataataatattgagaCACTTTTAGAAGTCATTGGAAAACTTTATATTGCGGGACTACAACCACAAATTGCAAATCTTTATTCGACGATACAATTTCCTGTAAGCCGCGGCACTCCAATGATTTCTCATCTTGTAAg ATGGGATCATTCAAAAAACATGTTTGTAATGTCTCatagcgaaaagaaaattattaacgaaagagaaattatttttaacatcgaCACAAATGACGAAGAATTTCTTTACTTAACAGGTCATGTCATTAAtgggaaaaatttatttcctgctATGGgatatattttctacatttggGAAATGTTTGCATCACTaaataagaaagaatataCTGAAATGCCTATTATATTtgaagatataaattttattcgcgctacAGTGCTAACACAACAAAATAAGATCGAATTAACTTTTTCGATTCAAAAAG gTAGCAATAGGTTTGAGATTATTGAAGGACACACCACAATTGTTACCGGAAGAATACGAATTCCAACCAGCGATGAAAATACAAGAATATCTGCTAATTCAACTAAATATGCCGTTGATGgagaaatgaataataaagacatttatAAAGAGTTAAGGCTTCGTGGATACCAATACAGTGGCATATTTCGTGGATTAAACCGTGTCTCAGTTACGAAATCAAACGGCTCCATCGCTTGGGCGTTCAACTGGATAGCATTTATGGACAGCATGTTACAAATGATGATTCTGGGACAGAATACGAGAGATCTTTTGGTTCCAACaagaatttgtaaattaacaaTCGACCCAAAATATCACCTACATCTAATTCAGAAtacttcaattaataatagac AGCTTcctgttaattattacaagcATTTAAATGCTATAACATCCGGAGGAATAGAAATTTATGGAGTTGTAGCTACATTTATACCTAATCGATTAAAAACAGTTAATATCGTTCTTGAAGAACATACTTTTGTTGCTCATCGTGATTTAGAATCATCTATATCGCTACAAAATGCAATAAGAATGTCGATACACCTTGCACTTGAATGTTGCAAcatgttaaatgttaaaattatcgaaTTTCTTGATACCGATGATAAATTAACATCAGAAGATTTGAATTCTCctctcattaataaaattctgagCGACTTGCCTCAAATTCGACATGAGACCAAACTTGTTACGAATCACAAAAATcttcaaaatatttcattacccGACAATACTTCTGTAACGGAAATGActaaattatcgaaaaatgaaaattgtttaatggtcttttgttttaatattttaaaaaagaataaagaggAACTATATAAGCAGCTATTGTCTCTGTTAATGCCTCAAGGCTTTCTACTGACTTTGGAAGAATCTACTGACTGTGaatattcgtatttaaaaaaatataagttaaatattataatagagCGACAGATAAATAACAAgagacttttattattaagaaaaacgCAAAATGTTGAGAAAAATCAGTATCATGTTGTACATGTTAACAATTACGATTTTACATGGGTAGATACATTgaaatcaattataaatatgcaaaataaatctgatagcgataaaaatataatactggttgcagaaaagaattttgaaagTGGATTACTAGGTCTTGTTAACTGCTTACGAAAAGAACCAGGTGGTGAAACAATTAGAAGTGTATTTATTCAGGATAGTAAAGCACCTGCTTTTTCTCTACATGAGCCGTTATATATGAAGCAGCTGCTATTGAATTTGCCAATTAATGTTATACGTTCTGGAAATGTATGGGGATCTTACAGGCATTTTCCATTATCAGCATTGGAACCAAAATTCGTACAGAATGCTTATATTAAACAGAAg GTGCAAGGAGATATGAGTACATTGTGTTggacagaaaacaaaaagcttgttgaaaatgaatttaaagaTCTTGTTAATGTTGTTTATGCGTCACTTAATTTTAAAGACATTATGTTAGCGACTGGTAGACTTACAATTTCCACACTATATGATACACCGCATGATTTTGAGAATTCTCTTCTTGGTATGGAATTTGTTGGTTTTAACACGCATAATGAAAGAATAATGGGAGTATGTTTAAACgg aGGAATAACAAACGTTATTTTGGCTGACAAATATCTCAAGTGGGTCATACCAGATAAATGGACAATGGAAGATGCAGCAACTGTTCCAATTGTGTACAGTACGTGTTACTATGCTTTGTACATAAAGggtaaaatgaaaaaaggaGACAAAGTGTTGATTCACTCTGGCACTGGAGGCATTGGTCAAGCTGCAATATATCTTGCGCTTTCCGAAGGCTGCGAGGTATTTACTACAGTTGGAAATGTCGAGAAACGgcagtttattaaaaatacctttCCATCTATTCCTGAAGATAATATCGGAAATTCTAGAGATACAAGCTTTCAACAGATGATTATGCAACGTACAAATGGTCGTGGAGTGGATATTGTATTAAACTCCTTGGCTGAAGAGAAATTGCAAGCATCTGTTCAATGTTTAACAAACGGTGGTTATTTTCTGGAAATTGGCAAATTTGATATGTTATCCAATACTGCTTTAGATAtgtctatatttaaaaaaaatatcaatttctgTGGTGTTTTAttggataaattattttttgcaactGCAGAACAGAAGTTAAAATTGTCTAAGAAAATAACAGAGGGTTTAGAAAATGGTGTTATTAAACCGCTGAATAGAAAggtttttgaaaaaaatgaagTCGAAGCTGCTTTTAGATATATGGCAAGTGGAAAACATATTGGCAag ataataataaaagttcaagaagaaaaagggtttttaaataatccttTACTCGCTTATCCACAATATTATTGCCTAGAACacaaatgttatattattctCGGTGGACTAGGTGGCTTTGGTTTAGAACTAGCAgataaattgattaatcgAGGTGCGAAAAAGATAGTTTTCACATCAAGAACCGGAATTAGAACGGGTTATCAACAATCAAGAATAAATCTTTGGTGTTCTTATGGTGTTGATGTGCAGATTCTTACGATTGATGATAATGTAACAcatgaaaattgtaaaaagatattagaGTTTGCCGAGACAAAAGGACCAGTGGATGCGATATTTAATCTTGCAGTTGTTTTGAATGATTGTATATTTCCAAATCAATCCGTACAAACATTTAAGGATTCGTTTAAATCAAAAGCATGGATGACGAAGCAAATAGACGAATTGTCAAGAATTATCTGCCCGCAACTTCGacattttgttgtattttCCTCCGTCTCGTGTGGAAGAGGAAACGCAGGCCAAACGAATTATGGAATGGCTAATTCCGTAATGGAAAGAATATGCGAAAAACGTGTGAAAGAAGGATATCATGGTTTGGCAATACAATGGGGAGCTATTGGCGATGTTGGTCTCGTTGCAGATATGCAAGAAGAAAATAAGGAATTGATAATAGGCGGTACATTGCAACAAAGAATATCCTCTTGTTTGGAtacattagaaatatttatgctGCAAGATCGATCTATTGTAAGCAGTATGGTTGTTGCCGAAAAAGGAAATGTTAACAAATcattgaatatttatgaaacaGTTGCTCAGATAAtag GATTAAAGAACACAAATGCTGTTTCACCAAAAGTTCCTCTAGCTGAAATGGGAATGGATTCAATGATGGCAGTTGAAATTAAGCAAACATTAGAAAGAGAATTCGATATTTCCTTGACAACGCAAGATATAAGAATGCTAAATTTCTCTAAACTTAAACAAATGGCAATTACACCCGAACAAGGAAAAATATGGAATTCAAGTGAAACTgatacaaataatttgtttcaaaaaatggaaaattcaGATTTTGTTCCAAATATACTTATAGAActtgttacaaaaaaagagGTTAATGGAGACAACATAATATTCGTGCCAGGAATCGATAACTGttcaaaagtatttaaattcacatcatcagaaattaaatatacagcAACGTGTTTGCAACATGGTGTACTTAATATTCCTAATGAAAGTCATTCAGTGATGAAATCAGCCGCTTATTTACTGCCT catgtattaaaaaa taaaaatcagaagGAATTTTTCATAGTGGGTTATTCATATGGATCACTAATTGCCATTGAATTAGCAAGATTATTAGAAGCTAATAACTTGTTAGGACGATTAATACTAATAGACGGAGCTCCTGATCTATTGAAATTatggataaataaattgatgcCTGCTACatcattaaaagaattacaaaatctaataattcttcggttattaaaaatgtatactaAAATTGACGAACAAGag ttaaTGTTGGAATTGAACAAATGTAACACTGTggaagaaaagttaaaaatagttCACACTCGATTTCCGATggtcataaatataaatacattgaCTACCGAAAATCAAAGGCTAATGTATTTTACGGTTTATAATCATATAATTGCTAtactaaattataatatatcttcGTTACCTCGCCTCAAATCACCTATAACATTGTTGAAACCCACATTTccaattatttcatttccaGAAGAGGATTATGGTCTGCACAGG gtCACTGAAGGTAAAATTCAAGTGCATTCCATCGAAGGTAATCATATTACAATAATGAGCCACGATAAACTAACATCAATTATTAAAGAgtggatgaaaaataataacacagactaa